From the Capnocytophaga sp. oral taxon 878 genome, the window ACCTGCACTCTATCATTCATTTTGTGCGATTCACTGGATTTCATAGCTTCACGGACTTTTTGCATAAAATAATGTGCAGTCTGACGACTAATTTGATAACGACGAGCAACTTGTGAGGCTGATAACCCTTTAGTTGTAGTTGTCATTTCAAAACATATAAAAAATGCTTTACGTAACCCAAATTTTAGTCTATGAAATAGTGATCCATCAGCACGTGCATCTTTACCGAATCGCCTTCCACAGGTTGTAAGCCATAGTTAAGGTCTGTGGTTTGCAGGGCTATGGCATCTCTAACGCTGTCGGTAACAAAGTCCTGCACAGCAATAAAATGGCTGCTGCTTAGCTTCATTCCGTCTATCCAATTTACAGGATAATGGGTGAGTAGATTGTTCATTGTATGATTTCTATTTTTATATTATTTTTATGAATATATCCTTTTATTCCATCTGTTGTTATAATTAATAACCAATCGTCTTCGTCTTCAACTACTCTTACTTCTTCTCCGTTTCTTATCTTACTTATAGTATAGGAAGATGAATTTGCTTCTTTTTTTATTTCTATATCTCTTTCCTTTCCATTAATATAGTAGTAAGTATTATATTTTTTTAGGAAAGATTTTAACTCTTCCCTATTGTCATGTCTCATAGTAGTATCTGTTATAATCTTTTCTAATATTCCCTTGACTTCTTTGTCTTTTTTTTCTACAAGATAAACGAAATAGGGTCCTGAAATATTATTATATGTTCTATATTCATTTTTCACTTCATTTAGAGCATGTTTATAAAAACTATCTTTGATCTTTTCTAATATTTTTAATTTACGAGCTGTTGTATCATTATCTCCAAATGTTATTTTTATCATTTTTGACAAATATAAATTCCGAAAATCCCATTCTGATAAGATATTGTCAAAATCTCCATTTTCAATGTCTATTTTTTCTGCATTATGATACAAAAAAGTTATTAATTCTTTATCTTCCATTTTTTGACTATAACTATTAAAAGTTATTAAAAAAAGTATTATAATTTTCCAGTCCATTTTGTTTCTTCTATATTTTTGTTATTCCAATTAGATTCTTCTACTTCTCTTTCTTCAAGAATTATTTTCACATTATTGAGGTGTCAAGTTAAGGGCATACCAACTGAGATCCATCTTCCCACT encodes:
- a CDS encoding SH3 domain-containing protein is translated as MEDKELITFLYHNAEKIDIENGDFDNILSEWDFRNLYLSKMIKITFGDNDTTARKLKILEKIKDSFYKHALNEVKNEYRTYNNISGPYFVYLVEKKDKEVKGILEKIITDTTMRHDNREELKSFLKKYNTYYYINGKERDIEIKKEANSSSYTISKIRNGEEVRVVEDEDDWLLIITTDGIKGYIHKNNIKIEIIQ